From a region of the Candidatus Binataceae bacterium genome:
- the tenA gene encoding thiaminase II, whose product MDSLSSILRSDAAEIWKRELAHPFVRGLGDGTLPVDRFGFYLEQDYLFLVEYCRVFALASAKARDLGVMGLFSGLLNDTLQTEMQLHRDYCKRLGIADSALTGARAAPVTHGYTRHLLSTAYSGSIVEIVAAVLPCQLGYVEIARALEHEGGGGNNSFYREWIKTYTSPEFVEGAKRLVQLLDRLADGIPPPETAWLSDLFLTSSRFEYLFWEMSWTKATWPV is encoded by the coding sequence ATGGACTCATTGAGTAGCATCCTGCGCTCCGACGCCGCGGAAATCTGGAAGCGCGAGCTTGCCCACCCGTTCGTGCGCGGGCTCGGCGACGGCACCCTGCCGGTAGATCGCTTTGGCTTCTACTTGGAACAGGATTACCTCTTTCTGGTCGAGTATTGTCGCGTGTTCGCGCTGGCCTCCGCGAAAGCGCGCGACCTTGGCGTCATGGGGCTATTTTCGGGCCTGCTCAATGACACCCTGCAGACCGAAATGCAGTTACACCGCGACTACTGCAAGCGTCTGGGCATCGCGGACTCGGCTCTCACTGGCGCTCGCGCGGCGCCGGTAACTCACGGATATACGCGCCACCTTTTAAGCACCGCATACAGTGGCTCGATCGTCGAGATCGTGGCCGCCGTGCTGCCCTGCCAGCTCGGCTACGTGGAGATCGCCCGCGCGCTGGAGCACGAGGGTGGCGGCGGGAACAATTCCTTCTACCGCGAATGGATCAAAACCTACACCTCACCTGAATTCGTGGAGGGCGCGAAGCGACTGGTGCAGCTGCTCGATCGACTCGCCGACGGGATACCGCCACCCGAGACGGCTTGGCTGTCGGATCTATTCCTGACCAGCAGCCGTTTCGAATATCTGTTCTGGGAAATGTCCTGGACCAAGGCGACCTGGCCGGTGTGA